The sequence below is a genomic window from Betaproteobacteria bacterium.
TAAATCAGGCGGTGATCGGCGCGGTAGAAGTCTGCTTCGGCAATAACGTCGGCAATGCGGTCCCAGGCGGAGTTGTCGAGCAACAATCCGCCGAGCACGCTTTGCTCGGATTCCAGGGAGTGAGGCGGAAGGCGCAGCGACTCGGCGGCGCTGTCACGGGGGGATTGAGCCATGCCGCATTGTATCCATCATCACGCAAACAAAATGGGCTCGCCAGAGCCCCTTTTTTTCGAACACAAAACGATCCGGGTTATTATGCTTCCCGAATCACCGTCACCTTGATATTGGCCCTGACGTCGGCGTACAGATCAAGAACGACGTCATGCTCGCCCACTTGCTTGAGCGGCCCCGTGGACAAACGCACGGAAGCCTTGGGTACATCATGGCCTAATGCCTTGAGCGCATCGGAAATGTCGTGGTTCGTGACGGAGCCGAACAGGCGCCCGTCCACGCCCGCCTTCTGCGTGATGCTGACGACCAAACCTTCCAGACGCGCACCGAATGCTTGGGCTCTTGCCAGCGTATCGCTTTGGGCCATCTCCAATTCGGCGCGGCGCTTTTCGAATTCACTCATGTTCTCGGGCGTGGCGCGGCGCGCCTTGCCCTTCGGGATGAGGAAGTTGCGGGCGTAGCCGGGCTTCACCTTGACCACGTCGCCTAATTGGCCCAGATTGACGACCTTCTCCAGAAGAATGACTTGCATGCTCTAGTCCCCTTAATGTAGGTCGGTGTAGTGCAGCAAGCCGAGGAAGCGCGCGCGGCGAATGGCGATACCCAGCTGGCGCTGGAAGCGGGCCTTGGTACCAGTGATGCGTGCCGGAATTATGCGGCCGTTCTCGTTGACGAATTCCTTCAGGACATCGATATCCTTGTAGTCGATCTCCTTCACGCCTTCGGCGGTGAAGCGGCAAAACTTACGGCGCTTGAACAAGGGCCGGTTGTTGCGGTCGTCCTTCTTCTTGTCTTTGTTCCTGTTGCGATTAAACGGTGGCATGTGCGCTCCTGTCTTTGGCTATGTCCGCACCACGATTTGCGTGGCGCAAAGTATGAGTGTTGAACTGCGTTGGCTGCGTTTGGCGAGAAATCCTTGAACGTGCACCGCCTCGCCCTCCTTGATCTCGTTCAAGCGCATGGCCATATCCGCGATGCCTTGTACTTCGACTTCCATTTCCCCCGCCCTGGGAATCTTGCCCTGCGCCTGCACCGAACTATGTTTGATGGCACATTCGGTCACGGGCACTCCGGCCGGGGTGTAACGAAGCGGTTGTTTTCTGAGGAGGATACCTTCCAGGTCTATACGATTGTTCAGAACTTCCCCTAGACCGCGGGCCGCTCTTCCGCCTCGCCGCGCGGCTCTTCGATCACGGCCGGATGCAATACGGACTTGGACTTCTCCTCCTTCATCATCGGCGACGGGGCTGTCACCGGACCGCTCATTTTCACGGTGAGGTGGCGCAGTACCGCGTCGTTGAATTTGAAGGCGTGCTCGAATTCGTCCAGGGTTTCCTGGTCGCACTCGATGTTCA
It includes:
- a CDS encoding 50S ribosomal protein L9 yields the protein MQVILLEKVVNLGQLGDVVKVKPGYARNFLIPKGKARRATPENMSEFEKRRAELEMAQSDTLARAQAFGARLEGLVVSITQKAGVDGRLFGSVTNHDISDALKALGHDVPKASVRLSTGPLKQVGEHDVVLDLYADVRANIKVTVIREA
- the rpsR gene encoding 30S ribosomal protein S18 — translated: MPPFNRNRNKDKKKDDRNNRPLFKRRKFCRFTAEGVKEIDYKDIDVLKEFVNENGRIIPARITGTKARFQRQLGIAIRRARFLGLLHYTDLH
- the priB gene encoding primosomal replication protein N, with protein sequence MRPGNPGRIRARLQIQRRGTAPPHRENERSGDSPVADDEGGEVQVRIASGRDRRAARRGGRAARGLGEVLNNRIDLEGILLRKQPLRYTPAGVPVTECAIKHSSVQAQGKIPRAGEMEVEVQGIADMAMRLNEIKEGEAVHVQGFLAKRSQRSSTLILCATQIVVRT
- a CDS encoding 30S ribosomal protein S6; protein product: MRHYEMVFIVHPDQSEQVPAMIERYRGMVTSRNGKIYRLEDWGRRQMTFPIQKVHKAHYVLMNIECDQETLDEFEHAFKFNDAVLRHLTVKMSGPVTAPSPMMKEEKSKSVLHPAVIEEPRGEAEERPAV